Proteins encoded in a region of the Capra hircus breed San Clemente chromosome 3, ASM170441v1, whole genome shotgun sequence genome:
- the PPOX gene encoding protoporphyrinogen oxidase isoform X1 — protein MGRTVVVLGGGISGLAASYYLSRAPCPPKVVLVEGSERLGGWIRSVRGPDGAIFELGPRGIRPAGALGARTLLLISELGLDSEVLPVRGDHPAAQNRFLYVGGALHALPSGIRGLLRPSPPFSKPLFWAGLRDLTTPRGKDPDETVHSFAQRRLGPEVASLAMDSLCRGVFAGNSRELSIRSCFPSLFQAEQTHRSILLGLLLGAGRGPQLDSALIRQARAERWSQWSLRGGLETLPQALNAHLTSRGVSVLQGQPVCGLSLQAEGRWKVSLEDSSLEADHIISAIPASVLSKLLPAEAAPLARALSTITAVSVAVVNLQYRGARLPVQGFGHLVPSSEDPVILGIVYDSVAFPEQDGSLPGLRLTVMLGGSWLQTLEARGCVLSQELLQQEAEKAAATQLGLNEPPSHCLVHLHKNSIPQYTLGHWQKLESAAQFLAAQKLPLTLAGASYEGVAVNDCIESGRQAAARVLGTEPNS, from the exons ATGGGCCGGACGGTGGTCGTGCTGGGCGGAGGGATCAGCGGCTTGGCCGCCAGTTACTACCTGAGTCGGGCCCCCTGTCCCCCCAAG GTGGTCTTGGTGGAGGGCAGCGAGCGCCTGGGAGGCTGGATCCGCTCAGTACGCGGGCCAGATGGTGCTATTTTTGAACTTGGACCTCGAGGAATTCGGCCGGCAGGAGCCCTGGGAGCCCGGACCCTGCTCCTG ATTTCTGAGCTTGGCTTGGACTCAGAAGTGTTGCCTGTCCGGGGAGACCATCCAGCTGCCCAGAACAGGTTCCTGTATGTAGGTGGTGCTCTGCATGCCTTGCCCTCTGGCATCAG GGGGCTCCTCCGCCCTTCACCTCCCTTCTCCAAGCCTCTGTTCTGGGCTGGGCTGAGGGATTTGACCACCCCTcgtggcaaagaccctgatgagaCTGTGCACAGTTTTGCCCAGCGCCGCCTTGGTCCTGAG GTGGCGTCTCTAGCCATGGACAGTCTCTGCCGTGGAGTGTTTGCAGGCAACAGCCGTGAGCTCAGCATCAGGTCCTGCTTTCCCAGTCTCTTCCAAGCTGAGCAAACCCACCGTTCCATATTActggggctgctgctgggggCAG GCCGGGGCCCACAGCTGGACTCAGCACTTATTCGCCAAGCTCGGGCTGAGCGCTGGAGCCAGTGGTCACTCCGTGGAGGGCTGGAGACATTGCCCCAGGCCCTCAACGCCCACCTGACTAGTAGGGGTGTCAGTGTTCTCCAAGGCCAGCCAGTCTGTGGGCTCAGTCTCCAGGCAGAAGGGCGCTGGAAG GTGTCTCTAGAGGACAGCAGCCTGGAGGCTGACCACATTATTAGTGCCATTCCAGCTTCAG TGCTCAGCAAGCTGCTCCCTGCTGAGGCTGCACCTCTGGCCCGTGCCCTGAGCACCATCACTGCTGTGTCTGTGGCTGTGGTGAATCTGCAGTACCGAGGAGCTCGTCTGCCTGTCCAG GGATTTGGACATTTGGTGCCTTCCTCAGAAGATCCAGTTATCCTGGGAATTGTGTATGACTCCGTTGCTTTCCCTGAGCAGGATGGGAGCCTGCCTGGCCTCAGACTGACT GTGATGCTGGGAGGTTCCTGGTTACAGACACTAGAAGCCAGGGGCTGTGTCTTATCTCAGGAGCTGCTCCAACAGGAGGCAGAGAAAGCTGCTGCCACTCAATTAGGACTGAATGAGCCACCAAGTCACTGCTTGGTCCATCTACACAAG AACTCTATCCCCCAGTATACATTAGGCCACTGGCAAAAATTGG aGTCAGCTGCCCAATTCCTGGCTGCTCAGAAGCTGCCTTTGACTCTGGCCGGGGCCTCCTATGAGGGGGTTGCTGTCAATGATTGTATAGAGAGTGGGCGTCAGGCAGCAGCCCGTGTCTTAGGCACAGAACCTAACAGTTGA
- the PPOX gene encoding protoporphyrinogen oxidase isoform X2 → MVLFLNLDLEEFGRQEPWEPGPCSWTCGEQISELGLDSEVLPVRGDHPAAQNRFLYVGGALHALPSGIRGLLRPSPPFSKPLFWAGLRDLTTPRGKDPDETVHSFAQRRLGPEVASLAMDSLCRGVFAGNSRELSIRSCFPSLFQAEQTHRSILLGLLLGAGRGPQLDSALIRQARAERWSQWSLRGGLETLPQALNAHLTSRGVSVLQGQPVCGLSLQAEGRWKVSLEDSSLEADHIISAIPASVLSKLLPAEAAPLARALSTITAVSVAVVNLQYRGARLPVQGFGHLVPSSEDPVILGIVYDSVAFPEQDGSLPGLRLTVMLGGSWLQTLEARGCVLSQELLQQEAEKAAATQLGLNEPPSHCLVHLHKNSIPQYTLGHWQKLESAAQFLAAQKLPLTLAGASYEGVAVNDCIESGRQAAARVLGTEPNS, encoded by the exons ATGGTGCTATTTTTGAACTTGGACCTCGAGGAATTCGGCCGGCAGGAGCCCTGGGAGCCCGGACCCTGCTCCTG GACGTGTGGAGAGCAGATTTCTGAGCTTGGCTTGGACTCAGAAGTGTTGCCTGTCCGGGGAGACCATCCAGCTGCCCAGAACAGGTTCCTGTATGTAGGTGGTGCTCTGCATGCCTTGCCCTCTGGCATCAG GGGGCTCCTCCGCCCTTCACCTCCCTTCTCCAAGCCTCTGTTCTGGGCTGGGCTGAGGGATTTGACCACCCCTcgtggcaaagaccctgatgagaCTGTGCACAGTTTTGCCCAGCGCCGCCTTGGTCCTGAG GTGGCGTCTCTAGCCATGGACAGTCTCTGCCGTGGAGTGTTTGCAGGCAACAGCCGTGAGCTCAGCATCAGGTCCTGCTTTCCCAGTCTCTTCCAAGCTGAGCAAACCCACCGTTCCATATTActggggctgctgctgggggCAG GCCGGGGCCCACAGCTGGACTCAGCACTTATTCGCCAAGCTCGGGCTGAGCGCTGGAGCCAGTGGTCACTCCGTGGAGGGCTGGAGACATTGCCCCAGGCCCTCAACGCCCACCTGACTAGTAGGGGTGTCAGTGTTCTCCAAGGCCAGCCAGTCTGTGGGCTCAGTCTCCAGGCAGAAGGGCGCTGGAAG GTGTCTCTAGAGGACAGCAGCCTGGAGGCTGACCACATTATTAGTGCCATTCCAGCTTCAG TGCTCAGCAAGCTGCTCCCTGCTGAGGCTGCACCTCTGGCCCGTGCCCTGAGCACCATCACTGCTGTGTCTGTGGCTGTGGTGAATCTGCAGTACCGAGGAGCTCGTCTGCCTGTCCAG GGATTTGGACATTTGGTGCCTTCCTCAGAAGATCCAGTTATCCTGGGAATTGTGTATGACTCCGTTGCTTTCCCTGAGCAGGATGGGAGCCTGCCTGGCCTCAGACTGACT GTGATGCTGGGAGGTTCCTGGTTACAGACACTAGAAGCCAGGGGCTGTGTCTTATCTCAGGAGCTGCTCCAACAGGAGGCAGAGAAAGCTGCTGCCACTCAATTAGGACTGAATGAGCCACCAAGTCACTGCTTGGTCCATCTACACAAG AACTCTATCCCCCAGTATACATTAGGCCACTGGCAAAAATTGG aGTCAGCTGCCCAATTCCTGGCTGCTCAGAAGCTGCCTTTGACTCTGGCCGGGGCCTCCTATGAGGGGGTTGCTGTCAATGATTGTATAGAGAGTGGGCGTCAGGCAGCAGCCCGTGTCTTAGGCACAGAACCTAACAGTTGA